CCTCAGAGATTCCTCAGCGCCGTCAAGCTGTTTGTGATACGGCATCACGATGTGCGCCCTATCGCTTATGAACAGCCTGGAAACAGAGAAACCCTTCTTTTCCAGCTCATGCATTTCAGACAGCAGTTCCTCTGGATCCACGACCGAACCGTTCGCTATGATGCCGGTCACCTTCCTGTGAAGAATTCCGGAAGGGATCTGATGGAACTTGAAGCGCTGATTGCCTATCTCAACAGTGTGCCCTGCATTCGCGCCCCCCTGGAATCTCACATTCGCATCCACATCGCTAGCGATGAAGTCTGTAATCTTTCCCTTTCCTTCATCCCCCCATTGTAGACCGACAATTACGGTTGCAGGCATATTTGCCACAACTCCGGTTGAGTAATAAAACTATTCCGTGTGAATGATTCGCGCGTCCGCTGTCTGCGACTGCGCCGCGCCGGAGAATCATTTATTCACCCGGACATGCCATGGAGTGCTTTATGTCAATTAAAAAGACTGAAATTGCGGCCCGGCCTGCAGAAGCCGCGGAACTGCTGAAATCGGTCATTGAAGGGGAGGGGATGCACGTGGATTGCCTCATCGACCATGCATCTGTTCTCAGAGAAGCAGGCATAACGCCCGTCGACGCCTATACGCTGCTCTTCAGCTCTGCGAAAATATCATCAAGGCTCCTGTTAAAAAACAGCGAAATTGCGCTGGACATCCCTCTGAGGATAGCTGTTGTTAACGAGGGTGGCAGAACACTGCTGGTATACAGGGATATGCACCCGCTTCTCAGCAGTTACCAGGGAGCCGGAATGGTTGATGTCATAAACAGTGTCAATGGTCTGACCGACAGTGTTGTTCAAACGGCCGTGAGCAGAGCGCGCGGGAACAGCGTCTGACTGGCTTTCGGCCACCTCTCTTCCCCGAGTCGGTTAAATACAGTGCCGCTGTGAGCAGCTTCATGCAGAACGAAATGAGATATACCGTCCCCAATGAAACGGGAAATGAAGCGGCAGCGGTGCTGTCATGCATGCCGCTTTTCGGCAATTCCGGCAATCTTCTCAAACGCGGATGCAGCTGCCTTCTCAAAGGTGAGACTGCTGTTGCCGGAAGAATACTGCACTCTGCAGTGTTCAGGGCAATGTCGTACTCCGGAGGCACTGTTCTCTGGGTTGACGGTGGAAATGTCTTCGATCCCTACACAATGACCGATCTGTCTGAAAAATGCGGCAGCGATACGGAGGAGATGCTTTCAAGGATAAAGATTGCAAGAGCATTCACGGCACACCAGATGAACGCCATCTCGCTGTCTGCACTTGAGGAGGCGAAAAAGGGAGAGGTCTGCTTTCTTGCGGTTTCCTCCCTCCCGGACCTGTTCATAAGCGACGTGCGCTGGAAGGAAGGAGTGCAGCTGCTGAACAGCACGCTGAAAACATTCCGTGAGCTCACAGGCATGCATAACTGCTGGTCAGTGATGACGGCGGACTGCAGCATGCCTGATGGCGCAGAGATTGGTAAAATATTTGCGGAAAATTTTGAGAATGTCATTGAGGTTGATTATTCCGGCGGCAGACTTGAAATAGATTCCATGGACGATTTCGCTTCAGTGAGAAGATGGAATCTGCATGAATACCAGAGATCCCTCTTCGATTTCAGCTGCAGGGATGATTAAATGGGCAGAACAGTTCCGACGTTCAGGGAGGAAATGGAAAGAATAATCGGAAGATGGGAAAGATTCGGAAAAGGCATGCGCAGTGATGACAGGGTTTATCTTGACAGGATTGTGGCAAAAGCGAGACACAATGCGGCCGCCTCGGCGTATGCGGCCCTGCTGAATCCTGTTGAGGGCATGCTGCTTTCTGTTCTCATAGAGCAGGAAAAGGAGATCGACGGACTCAGAAACAGATACCGTTTCTGAAGGAACTGAACGGAAGATGGAAGGATGGCTGCTTGATGCATATGCAGATACGGGAAGCAACAGCATAGTGCTGTGGCTGAAGGATGGAGGCACCAGGAAAGTCGAATTACGCTGCACCTCGTATTTCTATCTGCATGGCGACTGCGGGGACATAGAAAGGAAATTCTCAGGGATGGATGACATAGATATCCGGCATGAGGAGAGGAGGATTGCCCCTTCGATGAAAAGAGCCGATCTGCTGAAAATCTCCTCCGGGAATCTCTCCCTCCTGAGAAAAATTGCTGACGGACTGTGCCTTTACCATGCAGCGGCGGGCATTACGCTGTACGATGTTGACGTGCCGTACGAGCAGCGCTTCATGGCCGACAACGGCATATTCCCCCTGGCGCGCATACACATATCACGGGGAAATGAAATCACATGCATGGACTCCTGCGATGACATACTGTACGATATGCCCCCTCTGAATACAAGCCGCCTGGAGATCAGATACGGCTCCGGACATGGCGAAATTTCCATAGCGTCATCTGTCCTGGACGGTGAAGAGATAACAGGGAGCGAGGAGTACATACTTCTTGAAACGGCGAAACGACTCAGGGAGAAGGATACAGACATAATCATAACGGAGGGCGGTGACAGGGGAGGCATACAGGAGATGCACAGAAGGGCTCACGCTCTTGCCCTGCGCTCGTTTGCACTGGGAAGGGAAGGGGGGCTGCAGGAATCGTACAGGTCCAGGAGCTATACAAGCTACGGAAGGGTTCTGTTCAGGCCGTCTCCCGCCCTGCTCAGGGGAAGGATACACATCGATGCCGGCAACTCGTTCATTTACATGGAGTCGGGCATCGAGGGGCTGGCAGAAATTTCACGTCTTTCGCTGACAGGAATGCAGCGCATGGCAAGGCTCTCCCCCGGAACAGCCGTAAGCGGCATGGAGAATATCGAGGCGCTGAGGAGACGGATTGCTGTCCCTTACAGAAAGAACAGACCGGAAGATTTCAAAAGCGCCGCAGAGCTGATAGAGGCGGACAGGGGGGGATTCATTTACACGCCCGAAACAGGTTTCAGCACAGGCGTTTACGGGGTTGACTTCTCTTCGCTGTTTCCCAGCATAATGGACAAATGGAACATCTCCGCGGACTCGCTTAACTGCTCATGCTGCGGCAGCGGCACAAATGCGGCTCCGGGCCTTCCGTACCATTTTTGCGGCAGGAGAAGGGGGATTGTACCTGCCGTTGTGCACAGACTGATTGCGAGAAGAATGAGATACAAGAAGATGGGCGATGAAATATCGCTGAAAAAAAGCAATGCGCTGAAATGGGTTCTTGTCACCTCCTTCGGCTACACAGGGTACAAAAATGCAAAATTCGGCAGCATAGAGTGCCATGAAGCCATAAACGCAATTGGAAGGGAGATCCTGCTGGCCGCCTCACGCATAGCCGGGGAAATGAACTTCCGAGTGCTGCATGGAATAGTCGATTCCCTTTGGCTTTCCGGCAGCGGAGACATAAATGAATTTGCTGCAAGAGTTGATAAGACAACGGGTCTGCACATAGAAGTCGAAGGAAAATACAGATGGATTGTTTTTCTCGGTAACAGGAGCAACGGTGAAGGCAGCCTGAACAGGTACTACGGTGAATTCGAAGACGGCACAATGAAGCTGAGGGGGATAGAGCTGAGAAGATCCGATACGCCGGGCGTTGTACGGTTTGCGCAGAACATACTGCTTGAGAACCTGCGTGGTTCAACAGACATGGATGACTTCAGGCGCAGGGCCGTAAAGGGCATTGGGATGGTAAGGGAAGTTGTCCGGTGCATCAAATCAGGAGACTGTCCCGTGGAAGAGCTTGTGATTGCCAGACGCGTTTCGAAGGAATACGGGGAATACAGTGCCGGGACGGAACAGAAACGGATACTCTCCTCCCTTAATGGGAGGGGAGTCAGGGTTAATGCCGGCGAGGTCGTGAGATACCTGGTTACCAGAGACGTGGAGGGGAAGGCGGCAATACCTGCAGGACAGCTGGACGGAAATGAAAATTATGATGCGCATTACTACACGCGACTGGTCGCAAGGGCGTTGTCTACAATGCTCTGCCCGCTCGGTTTTACAGAAAAGAAGATACTCGGAATGCTCAGGTATTTTTAAGCCTGGAAAAGAAGCTGCGTCCCTTTTCCTCCTCAATCGTATCGAATTTGCGCAGCAGCTCCTTCTGCTCCGATGTGAGCTTCTTCGGTATTTTCACCTTCACAGTAACGAAAAGGTCACCGTTGGATCTTCCCTGAAGCCTCGGCAGGCCAAGGCCCGCGAGTTTGAGGACTGTGCCGGGCTGTGTGCCCGGCGGTATCTGGAGACGCGCCTTTCCCGTTATGTGCGGCACATCTATCTCGCCGCCCAGCGCAGCAACAGTGAACGGCACCTCCGCCGAATAGTGGAGGTTTTCGCCGTCACGCTCGAAAACATCATGCCTCTTCAGATTCATTACAACGTAGAGGTCACCAGGAGGGCCGCCGTTTACACCCGGTTCCCCGGCCCCCGGGATGCGAAGGCGCATTCCGTCCTCGGCGCCCTTTGGTATGTTGACCTCTATCCTGGAAACTGTCTGAACCCTTCCCCTGCCGCCGCATGTCCTGCATTTTTCCCTTATGACTTTTCCACGGCCGCCACAGGTCGAACAGGTCCGTACGGTGACAAAATTGCCGCCGAGCGCATTCTGCCTGTAGGTTATCTGCCCCCTGCCGCCGCAGGTTGTGCATGTCTCCAGTCTGCCCTTTTCGGCCCCTGTGCCGCCGCAGTCCTTGCATGCGACCGATCTTGGAACTTCAATAATCCTCTTTGATCCTGAATTGACCTCCTCAAGAGAAATTTCGAGATCGTACTGCAGGGATGCGCCGCTCTCAGCATAATTCCCGCGCCTCTGACCCTGTCCGCCGAAAAACACGTCAAAAATCGAACCGCCGCCGCCAAAGCCAAAACCGATGTTGCTGAAGATGTCGTTGATGTCCTGGAAATGGGTGAAATTGGACCAGTCGAAACCGCCGCCGCCGAAGTTCACCGCTTCGCTGCCGTAGGTGTCGTAATTTTTCCTTTTTTCCGGATCCATAAGGACTTCGTACGCCTCGGATATGTCCTTGAACTTCTCCTCCGCGACCTTCCTGTCTATTTTTGCCACGTCCGGATGGTATTTCTGCGCAAGCTTTCTGTAGGCTCTCTTTATCTCGTCCGGGGTAGCACTCTTTTCCACTCCCAGGACCGCATAATAGTCCTTCGCCATCCTACGATAACCTCAGGCAATCAAGTAGTTTACTTGTCATCAACTATTTTGTAGTTTGCGTCAACGTATCCGCCGTCTCCTCCGTCCTTGCCGTGGTCTCCGCCGCCGGGCGTACTCTCCTGGCCGGGACCCTGGGAGGAGCCTTCTGTCTGCTGCTTTGATTCCTCGGCCTGCTTCTGATATATCCTTGAGGTGACCTCATACACAGCCTTGCTCAGCTCTTCAGTCTTCTGCTTGATCTTTTCGATGTCGTCGCCCTTGAGAAGTTCTTCAAGTTCCAGTCTGACCTTTTCAATACTCTCCCTGTCCTGCGCCGAAACCTTGTCACCGAGATCGTCCAGTGTCTTCTTTGTCGTATATGCCATGGTCTCTGCCATGTTCCTCGCTTCGGCCTTTTCCTTTAACTTCCTGTCCTCCTCCGCAAACTGTTCCGCCTCCCTCATCATTCTGTCTATCTCGTCTTTCGAAAGTTTGTTCGACGCGGAGATGGTTATCTTCTGTTCCTTTCCGGTGCCCATATCCTTTGCGCTGACATGGAGTATGCCGTTCGCGTCAATGTCGAATGTAACCTCTATCTGCGGTATTCCTCTCGGCGCCGGAGGAATGCCGATAAGACTGAATCGCCCAAGCGTCACGTTATTAGCTGCCATTGGCCTCTCTCCCTGCAGCACATGAACCTCGACGCTTGTCTGACCGTCCGAGGCAGTGGTGAAGATCTCAGACTTCCTGGTGGGTATCGTCGTATTTCTCTCAATCAGCTTGTGAAACACACCCCCCTGGACCTCAACCCCAAGTGAAAGAGGCGTCACATCGAGCAGCAGTATATCCTTGACAGTCCCTTCAAGAACGCCGCCCTGTATTGCGGCGCCCATTGCAACGCACTCCATCGGATCCACTCCACGAACGATCTTCGAGCCGAAAATATCCTCGACGAACTTCTGTATCACAGGCATTCTGGTGGGGCCGCCCACGAGTATTATTTTATCGATTCCGGAAGCGCTGATTTTGGCATCGCCAAGCGCGCGGTTCACCGGTTCGCGGCACCTTTCGACGATTGGTCTGACCAGATCTTCCAGCTTTGCCCTGGTGATTTTCATTGTCAGATGCTTTGGACCTGAGGAGTCCTGTGCTATGAATGGCAGGTTGATTTCTGTCTCGATTATTGTGGAGAGCTCAACCTTTGCCTTTTCACATGCTTCCCTGATGCGCTCCATCGCCATGTTGTCCTTTGTAAGGTCCACACCGCTTTCAGTCCTGAAGGCGGATACAACATAGTCGATCAGGGCACGATCCATGTCCGTGCCGCCGAGCTGCGTATCACCGCTTGTCGAAATTACCTCGAAAACGCCCTGGCCGAATTCCATTATAGTGACATCCAGCGTTCCGCCGCCCAGGTCGAAGACGAGTATCTTCTGTTCCTTGTCCGATTTGTCAAGGCCGTATGCGAGAGCGGCCGCAGTCGGTTCGTTGATTATCCTCACGACTTCAAGACCTGCAATCGTCCCGGCATCCTTTGTAGCCTGGCGCTGATTGTCGTTGAAGTACGCTGGCACTGTTATTACTGCCTTCTGCGCAGGTCCGCCGAGAAACGCTTCTGCGTCCCTCTTTATCTTCTGCAGGATTAATGCAGAAATCTGCTGTGGGGTGTATTCCTTCCCGCCCACTTTGTACTTGTAGTCGGTGCCCATCTTCCGTTTCGCTGCGAAAATCGTTCCGGTCGGATTGGTTATTGCCTGCCTTCTGGCGGGTTCGCCAACGAGGACACCATCCTTCGTAAACGCCACGACCGAAGGAAACGCCTTTCCGCCTATGCTCGTCCCTTCCGCGCTGGGTATAATTGTAGGCCTACCGCCTTCAATAACTGCAGCAGCCGAATTGCTTGTTCCCAGATCTATACCGATAATTTTTGCCATGTTATCACCTTTTGATATTCACACGTCCCTTTCAGTTTCATCCTGACTCTGCTTTCCTTCGACCCTTCTTGAAACTCGCACCTTTGCCGGTCTGATTACCTTTGTTCCGAGCGTATACCCTTTCTGGTATACCTCCATTATTTCATTATCGCCGAATTCGGAGTTTTCCTGAACCACAATAGCTTCATGGTAATAGGGGTCGAAGAGTTTGTTTGTAGGTATTTCCCTCACTCCTTCCTCAGTCAGTATCTGCATTGTGTTTTCCCTTATTTTCTCGATGCCCGCCCTGAACGGATCGTTGTTGCCGTTCTTCGTTTCGTCGAGGCCGCGGTCCAGATCATCTATGACTGTTATCAGTTTCCTTACCATCCTCTCCACAACAAGCTTGCTGTATTCTTCCCTCTCTCTTTCAATCCTTTTCCTGTAATTATCGAAATCAGCCTGTATTTTTTTCAGAAGACTCTCATAGTCTCTGATTATGGATTCCTTCTCGTCAAGGGATTTTTTGAGAAGGCTGTTCTCACCTGTAAGGTTTTCAATCAGTTCCAGCTTTGCACTTGTTTCTTCTGACGGCGCTTCGCCTTCACCGGCAGCGACAACGCTCTTCTCTTCGTTACGAACAATCTCAGCCTTTGGATTAGTTCCCTGCCCTTCTGCCTGTGTCGCTTCCTTGTCGGAAGAATTGTTGTC
The genomic region above belongs to Candidatus Sysuiplasma jiujiangense and contains:
- a CDS encoding DUF302 domain-containing protein, coding for MSIKKTEIAARPAEAAELLKSVIEGEGMHVDCLIDHASVLREAGITPVDAYTLLFSSAKISSRLLLKNSEIALDIPLRIAVVNEGGRTLLVYRDMHPLLSSYQGAGMVDVINSVNGLTDSVVQTAVSRARGNSV
- the dnaJ gene encoding molecular chaperone DnaJ is translated as MAKDYYAVLGVEKSATPDEIKRAYRKLAQKYHPDVAKIDRKVAEEKFKDISEAYEVLMDPEKRKNYDTYGSEAVNFGGGGFDWSNFTHFQDINDIFSNIGFGFGGGGSIFDVFFGGQGQRRGNYAESGASLQYDLEISLEEVNSGSKRIIEVPRSVACKDCGGTGAEKGRLETCTTCGGRGQITYRQNALGGNFVTVRTCSTCGGRGKVIREKCRTCGGRGRVQTVSRIEVNIPKGAEDGMRLRIPGAGEPGVNGGPPGDLYVVMNLKRHDVFERDGENLHYSAEVPFTVAALGGEIDVPHITGKARLQIPPGTQPGTVLKLAGLGLPRLQGRSNGDLFVTVKVKIPKKLTSEQKELLRKFDTIEEEKGRSFFSRLKNT
- the dnaK gene encoding molecular chaperone DnaK, with the translated sequence MAKIIGIDLGTSNSAAAVIEGGRPTIIPSAEGTSIGGKAFPSVVAFTKDGVLVGEPARRQAITNPTGTIFAAKRKMGTDYKYKVGGKEYTPQQISALILQKIKRDAEAFLGGPAQKAVITVPAYFNDNQRQATKDAGTIAGLEVVRIINEPTAAALAYGLDKSDKEQKILVFDLGGGTLDVTIMEFGQGVFEVISTSGDTQLGGTDMDRALIDYVVSAFRTESGVDLTKDNMAMERIREACEKAKVELSTIIETEINLPFIAQDSSGPKHLTMKITRAKLEDLVRPIVERCREPVNRALGDAKISASGIDKIILVGGPTRMPVIQKFVEDIFGSKIVRGVDPMECVAMGAAIQGGVLEGTVKDILLLDVTPLSLGVEVQGGVFHKLIERNTTIPTRKSEIFTTASDGQTSVEVHVLQGERPMAANNVTLGRFSLIGIPPAPRGIPQIEVTFDIDANGILHVSAKDMGTGKEQKITISASNKLSKDEIDRMMREAEQFAEEDRKLKEKAEARNMAETMAYTTKKTLDDLGDKVSAQDRESIEKVRLELEELLKGDDIEKIKQKTEELSKAVYEVTSRIYQKQAEESKQQTEGSSQGPGQESTPGGGDHGKDGGDGGYVDANYKIVDDK
- a CDS encoding nucleotide exchange factor GrpE; its protein translation is MDNNSSDKEATQAEGQGTNPKAEIVRNEEKSVVAAGEGEAPSEETSAKLELIENLTGENSLLKKSLDEKESIIRDYESLLKKIQADFDNYRKRIEREREEYSKLVVERMVRKLITVIDDLDRGLDETKNGNNDPFRAGIEKIRENTMQILTEEGVREIPTNKLFDPYYHEAIVVQENSEFGDNEIMEVYQKGYTLGTKVIRPAKVRVSRRVEGKQSQDETERDV